In one window of Fodinibius salicampi DNA:
- a CDS encoding DUF4412 domain-containing protein: MKYLKKICPIAMLSAVLLMGNVLNSQAQNFEGIIYYQFAEMEQSGMDELEYMIKDENIRIQFGEGQHQGAMIFIPESSKMLFVLENMKSYMAIDMNEWADQEVADEEWQESDYQKTGGTKEIAGYTCEVWEISNQEGDELSMCMAEGMGTFMTPGNPMARQNAPEWAKKISSEGFMPLEVIEKSANGESITQLRANRIEEQALESSLFKAPNGYKDMSSMMEQMMKHNN, encoded by the coding sequence ATGAAATACTTAAAAAAAATTTGTCCAATTGCCATGCTCAGTGCAGTGCTGCTGATGGGTAATGTCTTAAATAGTCAGGCTCAGAACTTTGAAGGCATCATCTATTATCAATTTGCTGAAATGGAACAAAGTGGTATGGATGAGCTTGAATATATGATCAAGGATGAAAATATCCGAATCCAATTTGGAGAAGGTCAACACCAAGGGGCTATGATTTTTATTCCGGAAAGTTCAAAAATGCTGTTTGTACTTGAAAATATGAAAAGCTATATGGCTATTGATATGAACGAATGGGCTGACCAAGAGGTTGCAGATGAAGAGTGGCAGGAATCGGATTATCAAAAAACTGGGGGAACAAAGGAAATTGCCGGTTACACTTGTGAAGTATGGGAAATAAGTAATCAGGAAGGAGATGAACTGTCTATGTGCATGGCCGAAGGAATGGGAACTTTTATGACTCCTGGGAACCCTATGGCCCGCCAGAATGCTCCCGAATGGGCAAAGAAAATTTCCTCCGAAGGTTTTATGCCTTTGGAAGTGATTGAAAAATCCGCCAATGGCGAATCTATTACTCAGCTGCGTGCTAATAGAATTGAGGAACAAGCGCTAGAAAGCTCTCTTTTTAAAGCACCGAATGGCTATAAAGATATGAGCAGCATGATGGAACAGATGATGAAACACAATAACTGA
- a CDS encoding isocitrate/isopropylmalate dehydrogenase family protein, producing the protein MHDIVLIPGDGIGPEITNAVTTIFDKVNAPIKWIRCSAGLSAHEEQGDPLPDDTLEAIDNYRTVLKGPLTTPVGAGFRSVNVALRKKFKLYSNIRPAKTLPYIKSRFDDVDLVMFRENTEGLYIGKEQWIKEDSHAESIAVVTREASQKIIRSAFEYAKKKNRNKITLVHKANILKFTCGLFMEVGEEIAEEYPNIEYEDLIVDNMAMQMVMRPEQFDVIVTTNLFGDILSDLASGLVGGLGLTGAANIGDDAAMFEAVHGSAPDIAGENKANPIAFLLSSLMLLEHVGEEKLADRIRQAIFYTLKDKSVCTPDIGGHGSTTSFTEAVCNYL; encoded by the coding sequence ATGCATGATATTGTACTCATTCCCGGAGATGGAATAGGTCCGGAGATCACCAATGCTGTTACCACCATATTCGATAAAGTAAATGCTCCCATAAAATGGATTCGATGTTCCGCGGGACTCTCGGCCCATGAGGAGCAGGGAGATCCTCTGCCTGATGATACGCTGGAGGCTATTGATAACTACCGCACTGTCCTTAAAGGTCCGCTAACCACTCCGGTGGGTGCAGGATTTCGTTCTGTAAACGTAGCCCTGCGTAAAAAATTTAAGCTTTATAGCAACATCCGTCCGGCCAAAACCTTACCCTATATAAAAAGTCGTTTCGATGATGTTGACCTGGTAATGTTCCGGGAAAATACCGAAGGTCTTTATATCGGAAAAGAGCAATGGATCAAAGAAGATAGTCATGCCGAAAGTATAGCAGTTGTGACGCGCGAAGCCAGCCAGAAGATAATCCGCTCCGCTTTCGAGTACGCCAAGAAAAAGAACCGTAATAAGATTACCCTGGTCCACAAAGCCAATATTCTAAAATTCACCTGTGGACTCTTTATGGAAGTCGGTGAAGAAATCGCCGAGGAATATCCCAATATTGAATATGAGGATCTCATTGTAGACAATATGGCTATGCAGATGGTTATGCGTCCTGAGCAGTTCGATGTCATTGTAACTACAAACCTTTTTGGCGATATCCTATCTGATTTGGCCTCCGGACTCGTAGGAGGACTAGGACTCACCGGAGCTGCAAATATTGGTGATGATGCAGCTATGTTTGAGGCCGTTCACGGGTCAGCTCCAGATATTGCTGGAGAAAACAAAGCCAATCCTATCGCTTTCCTGCTCTCTTCGTTAATGCTGCTTGAACATGTAGGAGAAGAGAAATTAGCCGACCGTATCCGCCAGGCAATATTCTATACCCTTAAGGATAAATCTGTTTGCACCCCGGATATCGGTGGACACGGTTCAACGACTTCATTCACAGAAGCAGTTTGCAATTACTTGTAA
- a CDS encoding DoxX family protein, protein MIRSQRQKQLRNIGLLILRLGLGLMFILHGYPKIFGGPEIWTEIGTSMQYVGINFAPMFFGFMAGITEFFGGIFLLLGLFFRPSVILLIVVMAVATATHIGSGDPFSDYSHSIELGIVFISLLFIGPGKYNLDKKLEKRNRRY, encoded by the coding sequence ATGATACGATCCCAAAGGCAAAAACAACTGAGAAATATCGGACTGCTAATTTTACGGCTGGGGCTGGGCCTCATGTTTATATTGCATGGATATCCCAAAATTTTTGGAGGACCCGAAATATGGACGGAAATTGGGACTTCCATGCAGTATGTCGGCATAAATTTTGCCCCTATGTTTTTTGGTTTTATGGCAGGCATAACCGAATTCTTCGGAGGCATATTTCTTTTACTGGGTTTATTTTTTCGGCCTAGTGTAATTCTTCTGATTGTTGTCATGGCCGTTGCCACAGCCACCCATATTGGCTCCGGTGATCCTTTCTCTGACTATTCCCACAGCATTGAACTGGGTATCGTATTTATAAGCCTTCTCTTTATCGGTCCCGGCAAATATAATCTTGATAAGAAACTGGAAAAAAGGAACCGGCGATATTGA
- a CDS encoding DJ-1/PfpI family protein, with translation MAGKKLLMIVGDFGEDYEIMVPFQALQMVGHTVHAVCPGKSEGDSVKTAIHDFEGDQTYSEKPGHNFTLNATFDEVEPEDYDALVLPGGRAPEYLRREEGVIAMINHFVETDKPIAALCHGLQLLSAANAVEGRTLTAYPACGPEMQAAGANYKDVAVTDVVVDNNLVTSPAWPGHPKWLAAFLKVLGTDISL, from the coding sequence ATGGCTGGGAAAAAATTATTAATGATTGTAGGCGATTTTGGTGAAGATTACGAAATAATGGTTCCTTTCCAGGCACTGCAAATGGTTGGGCATACCGTTCACGCCGTCTGCCCGGGAAAATCAGAAGGCGACTCCGTCAAAACTGCCATCCACGATTTTGAAGGAGACCAAACCTACTCGGAAAAACCGGGACATAATTTTACCCTTAATGCCACTTTTGATGAGGTAGAACCCGAAGACTATGATGCATTAGTACTGCCCGGTGGACGTGCCCCGGAATACCTTCGGCGGGAAGAAGGAGTCATTGCGATGATCAACCATTTTGTAGAAACTGACAAACCTATTGCGGCTCTTTGCCACGGACTTCAGCTTCTTTCTGCTGCCAACGCTGTTGAAGGCAGAACGCTTACTGCCTATCCTGCATGTGGTCCTGAAATGCAGGCAGCCGGGGCAAACTATAAAGATGTTGCCGTAACGGATGTAGTAGTGGATAACAACCTCGTCACTTCTCCTGCATGGCCGGGACATCCCAAGTGGCTAGCGGCATTTTTAAAAGTATTGGGTACCGACATTTCACTTTAA
- a CDS encoding SDR family NAD(P)-dependent oxidoreductase yields the protein MPKKAIITGATSGIGRALAIEMHRKGYVVGATGRRTKRLESLKEKLGDRLFIQQMDVTNMDNAVSKLGELASRMGGLDIIVLNAGISNLNEGDGRGNDLRVIDVNIRGFANLAAHCYNLFEKQGHGQLVGVSSVASLFGWGQSASYNASKAFVNTYLQGYRQKANHTDADITVTNLIPGFVKSEITEGREGLFWIAPTEKAARQMLHAIESRRNTAYITHRWRIIAWLIKLSPQWIWNRM from the coding sequence ATGCCTAAAAAAGCGATTATTACCGGGGCAACCTCCGGTATCGGACGGGCGCTCGCCATTGAAATGCATCGAAAGGGCTACGTAGTGGGCGCCACTGGTCGACGGACGAAACGCCTCGAAAGCCTCAAAGAAAAACTAGGCGACCGTCTGTTCATTCAACAAATGGACGTAACAAATATGGATAATGCGGTAAGTAAACTCGGTGAACTGGCAAGCCGTATGGGCGGGCTGGATATCATTGTGCTCAATGCCGGGATCTCTAACCTTAACGAAGGCGATGGACGGGGAAACGACCTCAGGGTCATTGATGTTAATATCCGAGGTTTTGCCAACCTGGCCGCCCACTGTTACAACTTGTTCGAAAAACAAGGGCATGGACAACTCGTAGGAGTATCCTCGGTTGCCTCACTTTTTGGCTGGGGGCAATCTGCTTCTTATAACGCTTCTAAAGCATTTGTAAATACCTACCTTCAGGGATATCGTCAAAAGGCTAATCACACCGATGCCGATATTACCGTTACCAATTTGATTCCCGGATTTGTTAAGTCAGAAATAACCGAGGGTAGAGAAGGACTGTTCTGGATAGCACCAACAGAAAAGGCCGCCCGACAAATGCTCCACGCTATTGAATCCCGTAGAAATACTGCTTATATCACACACCGATGGCGAATTATCGCCTGGCTTATTAAACTATCGCCACAGTGGATTTGGAATCGAATGTAA
- a CDS encoding cobalamin-binding protein: MRIVSLLPSITETIASLGRYHQLVGRSHECDFPEEIKTLPSCTEPKFDPDGTSYELNERVEAILQEGLSVYRVDADRLRELNPDIVLTQDHCKVCATSLEEVKEAVRSSLDADVEIISVSPDDLSSVVSSIRTIATAINAEKEGEKLVADMKEKLQNIQKKTLPLHPPEVLCLEWLDPLMSAGNWMPELLQLAGGQPVLAKAGEHSSWLEWKKIQQSDPEIITITPCGYSISETLSEWSTLTNRPGWNQLKAVQNHQVYIMDGNHYFNRPGPRLVDSTRILAEIIHPSIFRENAERVGWINVYNYQFQQNINSSFHA, translated from the coding sequence ATGCGCATTGTATCTCTGCTACCCAGTATTACCGAAACTATTGCCTCATTGGGGAGGTACCACCAGTTAGTAGGGCGATCTCATGAATGTGACTTCCCGGAAGAAATTAAGACGCTGCCTTCCTGTACCGAGCCAAAATTTGATCCCGATGGTACCAGCTATGAATTAAACGAACGGGTGGAAGCTATTCTGCAGGAAGGACTTTCGGTTTATCGCGTAGATGCAGATCGGCTGCGAGAACTAAATCCTGATATTGTTTTAACACAGGATCACTGTAAAGTCTGCGCTACGTCGCTGGAGGAAGTCAAAGAAGCCGTCCGATCTTCTTTGGATGCCGATGTCGAAATTATTTCGGTATCACCCGATGACCTCAGCTCTGTAGTTTCCTCCATTCGTACCATCGCTACAGCTATCAATGCAGAAAAAGAAGGAGAAAAACTGGTAGCGGATATGAAAGAGAAACTACAAAACATCCAAAAAAAAACCCTCCCCCTTCATCCTCCGGAGGTGCTTTGCCTGGAATGGTTGGATCCTCTCATGTCTGCCGGCAACTGGATGCCGGAGCTACTCCAGCTTGCAGGAGGCCAGCCGGTATTGGCCAAGGCAGGGGAACACTCCTCATGGCTCGAATGGAAAAAAATTCAGCAGTCTGATCCGGAAATCATTACTATCACCCCCTGTGGATACAGTATTTCAGAAACACTATCGGAATGGTCGACCCTTACCAATCGCCCGGGCTGGAATCAACTCAAGGCCGTTCAAAACCACCAAGTATATATTATGGATGGCAACCATTACTTTAACAGACCCGGTCCCCGGCTGGTTGATTCAACCCGTATATTAGCTGAAATAATCCATCCTTCCATTTTTCGCGAAAATGCCGAACGGGTGGGCTGGATTAATGTATACAACTATCAATTCCAGCAGAACATAAATTCCAGTTTTCATGCCTAA
- a CDS encoding YceI family protein, whose amino-acid sequence MNTSRKLFSTILVLLFLTASGFTILNNSTTVNATQWEIDKAHSNISFEVNHFFTAVSGQFNDYTSEVYFDPENLDESSISVDIKVNSIDTDNEKRDGHLQSDDFFNAAEYPSITFESNEIISKGNNNFVAIGTLTIKDTSTDFEIPFTLLGVQDHPMRENTKVAGMESLFTLDRTDYGVGVDDWAATTVVGDEVSVKLALELNSSN is encoded by the coding sequence ATGAATACTTCTAGAAAACTATTTTCAACTATACTGGTGCTTCTTTTCTTAACAGCGAGCGGCTTTACTATCCTTAATAATAGCACCACCGTTAATGCTACTCAATGGGAAATTGATAAAGCCCACAGTAATATTTCATTTGAAGTAAATCACTTTTTTACAGCCGTTTCAGGTCAATTCAATGATTATACTTCCGAAGTGTATTTCGATCCGGAAAACCTTGATGAAAGCAGTATCTCTGTAGATATAAAGGTCAATAGCATTGATACAGATAATGAAAAACGTGATGGGCACCTGCAATCCGACGATTTTTTCAACGCTGCTGAATACCCCAGCATTACCTTTGAAAGCAATGAGATTATCTCTAAGGGCAATAACAATTTTGTTGCCATAGGTACGCTAACCATAAAAGATACCTCTACCGATTTTGAAATCCCCTTCACCTTATTGGGCGTACAAGACCATCCTATGCGGGAAAATACCAAGGTAGCTGGCATGGAATCTTTATTTACTCTGGACCGCACAGATTACGGTGTAGGTGTAGATGACTGGGCTGCTACGACTGTAGTTGGAGATGAAGTAAGTGTAAAACTTGCACTGGAGTTAAACTCTTCAAATTAA
- a CDS encoding DUF4168 domain-containing protein: MKFFKNTLPLLLGMLLIAGSAVAQVQQQQQQQIDPDSITDEELKKFAQVSQESQKVQEEMRNQVDSLLDENDIEMERFRQIMMSQRNPQSADSANITEEEKASMKKIQPQLMKMQQEAQQEMVSIIQDNGLEPQRFQQLMQAVRTNPEVMKRFQEISGNGGNGNMQ, translated from the coding sequence ATGAAGTTTTTTAAAAACACTTTGCCTTTATTGCTTGGGATGTTACTTATAGCTGGTTCTGCAGTTGCCCAGGTTCAACAACAGCAGCAACAACAGATAGATCCGGATAGCATCACAGACGAAGAACTTAAAAAGTTTGCGCAAGTTTCGCAGGAGTCTCAAAAAGTTCAGGAAGAAATGAGAAATCAGGTTGATAGCCTTCTTGATGAGAATGATATAGAGATGGAGCGTTTTCGTCAGATTATGATGAGTCAACGCAATCCTCAATCTGCTGATTCAGCAAATATTACTGAAGAAGAAAAGGCTTCGATGAAAAAGATTCAGCCTCAGCTGATGAAAATGCAACAGGAAGCTCAGCAGGAAATGGTTTCTATTATTCAGGACAACGGACTGGAACCACAGCGTTTTCAACAGTTAATGCAGGCCGTGCGTACCAATCCAGAAGTTATGAAGCGTTTCCAGGAAATTTCTGGTAACGGTGGAAACGGTAATATGCAGTAA
- a CDS encoding DNA-3-methyladenine glycosylase translates to MSYPKIPLSFYRQGDVLRISRELIGKVLCTNIDNSLAAGIITETEAYSGTDDRASHAYGGRRTDRTETMYQPGGVAYVYLCYGIHHLFNVVTNKKGKADAVLIRAIKPIEGIDTMLDRRNFDTLKPALTAGPGRLTQALGITIDYDAQSLNTDIIWIENRNNRIKPDHISSGPRIGVDYAEEDAELPWRFFLSESSWVS, encoded by the coding sequence ATGTCCTATCCCAAGATCCCCCTCTCGTTTTACCGGCAAGGTGATGTACTTCGTATCAGCAGAGAACTCATAGGCAAGGTACTTTGCACCAATATTGATAATTCATTGGCCGCTGGTATCATCACAGAAACAGAAGCCTACTCCGGTACAGATGACCGGGCATCGCATGCTTATGGCGGGCGGCGCACTGATCGTACTGAAACCATGTATCAACCGGGAGGGGTTGCCTACGTTTATCTCTGTTACGGTATTCATCATCTTTTTAATGTTGTCACTAATAAAAAAGGGAAAGCGGATGCTGTACTTATTCGCGCTATAAAACCTATAGAAGGCATCGACACCATGCTAGACAGAAGAAATTTCGATACCCTTAAGCCCGCACTTACGGCCGGACCCGGACGGCTGACCCAAGCCTTGGGAATTACAATCGATTACGATGCTCAATCACTAAATACAGATATTATCTGGATTGAAAACCGAAATAATAGGATTAAACCGGATCACATAAGTTCCGGTCCCCGTATTGGAGTCGACTATGCAGAAGAAGATGCCGAATTACCTTGGCGTTTTTTCTTAAGCGAAAGTTCCTGGGTAAGCTAA
- a CDS encoding YihY/virulence factor BrkB family protein, protein MQKYKKFWRIFTKLLKKIDIFFNASAITFNLFLCAIPFTLLMISIIGFVLSYDAAFNEILRYGRELFPNFAYESESGDVYQGAITLEALLDPLIGARRIFGIIGIIILAFFSQGLFHTLKHVVFDIFDIEDRRHPILEMVYNFFTFGLVGGVFLFFSLIISLISLVSINQLAVPFTEIILELSWIYELLNRVVPLLFTFLLFYIIFRYITEKRMQPRVALLASFIYTVLFELAKLGIGWYLGYALHAYRYYYQGYTILVIVGVWAFYSAVLFIFSTIVARAYQQAFVEENPIPKNPYTVIS, encoded by the coding sequence GTGCAGAAGTACAAAAAATTCTGGCGCATTTTTACCAAGTTATTAAAGAAGATAGATATTTTCTTCAATGCTTCGGCTATTACTTTTAATCTTTTTCTTTGTGCTATCCCCTTCACCCTGCTGATGATCTCCATTATCGGCTTTGTTTTATCCTACGATGCTGCCTTTAACGAGATTCTCCGTTACGGCCGCGAACTATTCCCCAATTTTGCCTATGAGTCCGAATCGGGAGATGTATACCAGGGAGCTATTACACTGGAAGCTCTGCTTGATCCCCTGATAGGTGCACGCCGTATTTTCGGTATTATAGGTATTATTATCCTTGCATTCTTTTCCCAAGGCCTGTTTCATACCCTAAAGCACGTAGTTTTTGACATTTTCGATATTGAGGATCGACGCCATCCCATTCTGGAAATGGTCTATAATTTTTTCACCTTCGGACTGGTAGGAGGAGTATTTCTTTTCTTCAGCCTTATCATTTCTCTTATTTCTCTGGTCTCTATAAACCAGCTTGCGGTACCCTTTACCGAGATAATTCTTGAACTAAGCTGGATCTATGAACTTCTTAACAGGGTAGTACCCTTACTCTTTACCTTTCTGCTATTTTATATCATCTTCCGTTATATTACCGAAAAACGAATGCAACCCAGGGTAGCACTCCTGGCTTCTTTTATATATACTGTACTTTTTGAACTTGCTAAACTGGGGATTGGTTGGTATCTCGGATATGCACTGCACGCTTATCGCTATTACTACCAGGGATATACTATTTTAGTGATTGTGGGTGTCTGGGCTTTCTATTCCGCAGTACTTTTTATATTCAGTACTATTGTAGCACGAGCATATCAACAGGCCTTCGTAGAAGAGAACCCCATACCAAAAAATCCATATACCGTGATCTCTTAG
- the wecB gene encoding non-hydrolyzing UDP-N-acetylglucosamine 2-epimerase, translated as MKIINVASARPNFMKVAPLLEAYKENDDIEAQLLHTGQHYDYEMSKIFFDELGIPEPDHHLGVGSGSHAEQTAKVMVAFEKVLRKEQPDWVVVVGDVNPTMACTIVANKMGVKVAHVEAGLRSYDRNMPEEINRVLTDSIADLLLTPSIDGNMNLVKEGIPEGKIRFVGNIMIDTLFNMRKRSGESSILDDLGIIEKSYGLVTLHRPSNVDQKETLSSFVEILEQSARDLPMIWPVHPRSRNRAKEFGLWERLGEIGNLHLLEPVGYLDNVKLMDCARFVLTDSGGIQEETTALGVPCFTARENTERPITITEGTNTLVGTKKDAILKQIAQYLGDEVSDDAYKEAKPLYWDGRTAERIVKEIRKYE; from the coding sequence ATGAAGATTATTAACGTGGCCAGTGCCCGCCCAAACTTTATGAAGGTAGCTCCGCTACTTGAAGCATATAAGGAAAATGATGATATAGAGGCACAGCTACTGCACACGGGACAACATTATGATTATGAGATGTCCAAAATATTCTTTGATGAATTAGGCATACCTGAACCCGATCATCACCTGGGAGTGGGTAGTGGAAGTCACGCCGAACAGACCGCCAAAGTAATGGTAGCTTTTGAAAAGGTATTACGAAAGGAGCAGCCCGATTGGGTTGTGGTGGTGGGAGATGTAAATCCCACGATGGCTTGTACTATTGTAGCCAATAAAATGGGAGTAAAGGTGGCCCACGTGGAAGCCGGACTTCGAAGTTATGATCGAAATATGCCCGAGGAAATTAATCGCGTGCTTACGGATAGTATCGCAGATTTACTGCTGACTCCCTCTATTGATGGGAATATGAATCTGGTGAAAGAAGGGATTCCTGAGGGCAAAATCAGGTTTGTGGGGAATATTATGATTGATACGCTGTTCAATATGCGCAAACGCTCCGGGGAATCTTCGATTTTGGATGATTTGGGGATTATAGAAAAGAGCTATGGATTGGTAACACTTCATCGTCCATCGAATGTTGATCAGAAAGAAACACTAAGCAGTTTTGTCGAAATTCTGGAACAGAGCGCTAGAGATTTACCAATGATATGGCCGGTGCACCCTCGTTCCCGGAACAGGGCCAAAGAGTTTGGTTTGTGGGAACGTCTTGGGGAAATTGGGAACTTGCATTTATTGGAGCCAGTCGGCTATTTAGATAATGTAAAACTGATGGATTGTGCCCGCTTTGTTTTAACTGATTCGGGTGGCATACAAGAGGAAACTACGGCGTTAGGCGTTCCCTGTTTTACGGCCCGCGAAAATACGGAACGTCCTATTACCATTACCGAAGGAACAAATACCCTGGTTGGTACGAAAAAAGATGCTATTCTCAAGCAGATAGCCCAATATTTGGGAGATGAAGTTTCTGATGACGCCTATAAAGAGGCAAAACCACTTTATTGGGACGGTCGGACCGCAGAACGCATAGTAAAAGAAATCAGGAAATACGAATAA
- a CDS encoding glycoside hydrolase family 31 protein, which produces MAENKLQKSQNSSDEEDDDRKPDIISRYRPGHIIDHERKGQQFTFHTENRVKLQIQIHNPDIIQIRYFLEGDVQSDFSYAIDPDFQSEEVDISFIEEDRLFEISTATLSCIITKKNMLVHFFDAEGNMICEDEHGFYRRESLMKGISEIKVTKKAPKGDRYYGLGDKAYKQNLRGRAFENWNTDAYAYERGEDPLYRSVPFYAGLHQDRAYGIFLDNTYRTRFSFDRKENNISSFSAAGGVMNYYFINGPTLTEVSERFARLTGKPEMPPMWAIGYHQCRWSYYPESRVRHLASTFRKKKIPCDALYLDIDYMDEYRVFTWNNDLFPNPAEMISDLKKQGFKTIVMIDPGVKVDDNYPVYTEGRENRYFCTRPDGEMIIAPVWPSKCAFPDFTHPDVRDWWGDLYEDLLQEKHISGIWNDMNEPAVFEIEAKTFPEHVRHHFEGHPCSHKKAHNIYGMQMARASLEGIKKHNPDKRPFLLTRANFAGGQRYAALWTGDNIASWDHLKLANEQSQRLSISGYSFVGSDVGGFVEQPSPELFSRWLQLAIFHPLFRNHTMGYNVDGAAAVKKEEVELRKAQSDLDQEPWVFGEKYTDINRSIIELRYRLLNYLYTAFYNYVQHGTPIIRPLGFYDQTDKKALEENDAFMFGDHILVSPVLEKGAEEVETYLPEGKWYDFRSGDLLEGRQTHMVEAPLSEIPFFVKAGTVLPLREVMQYTQERDPELLELNVYAGSSDQTGQLYEDAEEGYNYKEGDYRLTSYNIEIRENSLTITASREGKFKPKYDTVLLNIIGLSFEPDSLTVDGKAQSLKKDDGRYTVQATPDFNKIILSR; this is translated from the coding sequence ATGGCAGAAAATAAGCTACAAAAATCTCAAAATTCCTCTGACGAAGAAGACGATGACCGTAAACCGGATATCATCAGCCGGTACCGTCCCGGACATATAATTGATCATGAAAGGAAAGGACAGCAGTTCACCTTTCACACCGAAAACAGGGTTAAACTTCAAATTCAAATACATAACCCCGATATCATTCAGATTCGATATTTCTTGGAAGGGGATGTTCAGTCCGACTTCTCATATGCTATTGATCCCGACTTTCAATCGGAAGAAGTGGATATCTCTTTTATTGAAGAAGACCGACTTTTTGAGATTTCAACAGCAACGCTCAGCTGCATCATCACCAAGAAAAATATGCTGGTCCACTTCTTCGATGCAGAAGGAAATATGATTTGCGAAGATGAACATGGTTTCTATCGTCGCGAAAGCCTGATGAAAGGAATCAGTGAAATAAAGGTAACCAAGAAAGCACCTAAGGGCGATCGCTATTATGGTTTGGGGGATAAAGCGTATAAACAAAATCTCCGCGGCAGAGCTTTTGAAAATTGGAATACCGATGCTTATGCCTATGAGCGGGGCGAAGATCCCTTATATAGGAGTGTCCCTTTTTATGCAGGGTTACACCAAGATCGGGCCTATGGCATCTTTTTAGACAATACCTACCGTACGCGGTTCAGCTTTGATCGCAAAGAAAATAATATTAGTAGCTTTTCCGCAGCGGGCGGGGTCATGAACTATTATTTTATTAATGGTCCTACCCTCACCGAAGTAAGCGAACGCTTTGCACGACTAACCGGTAAACCGGAAATGCCTCCAATGTGGGCAATAGGCTATCATCAGTGTCGATGGAGCTACTATCCCGAATCACGCGTGCGGCATCTCGCCTCTACTTTCCGTAAAAAGAAGATCCCTTGCGACGCCCTCTATCTGGATATCGATTATATGGACGAATACCGGGTTTTTACCTGGAATAATGATCTGTTTCCCAATCCGGCTGAAATGATTAGCGATCTTAAGAAACAAGGCTTTAAAACGATCGTTATGATTGATCCGGGTGTTAAAGTGGATGATAATTACCCAGTATACACAGAAGGACGGGAGAATAGATATTTTTGTACACGTCCCGATGGTGAAATGATCATCGCGCCGGTTTGGCCGTCGAAATGCGCCTTCCCGGATTTTACTCACCCGGATGTCCGTGATTGGTGGGGCGACCTCTATGAGGACCTACTGCAAGAGAAACATATTAGTGGCATCTGGAATGATATGAACGAGCCGGCCGTCTTTGAGATAGAGGCCAAAACCTTCCCAGAACACGTACGGCATCATTTTGAGGGTCATCCATGCAGCCATAAAAAAGCGCATAATATCTACGGCATGCAGATGGCCCGTGCCTCACTGGAGGGTATAAAGAAACACAACCCTGATAAACGACCCTTCCTGCTCACCCGGGCCAATTTTGCAGGTGGACAACGATACGCCGCCCTCTGGACCGGTGATAATATTGCCAGTTGGGACCATTTAAAATTAGCCAATGAACAATCCCAGCGATTAAGTATTTCAGGCTACTCTTTTGTTGGATCGGATGTAGGAGGGTTCGTTGAACAACCCTCTCCCGAGCTTTTCAGTCGCTGGCTGCAGCTGGCTATTTTCCATCCCCTTTTCCGCAATCACACCATGGGTTATAATGTGGATGGAGCGGCAGCCGTAAAGAAAGAAGAGGTAGAACTCCGAAAAGCCCAGTCAGATCTGGATCAGGAACCCTGGGTATTCGGGGAGAAGTACACCGATATCAACCGCTCTATTATTGAACTTCGTTATCGACTTCTTAACTACCTCTATACCGCCTTTTATAACTACGTTCAGCATGGAACGCCCATCATCCGTCCCCTTGGATTTTATGATCAAACGGATAAAAAAGCACTCGAAGAAAACGATGCTTTTATGTTTGGCGACCACATCCTCGTCTCCCCGGTACTTGAGAAAGGAGCTGAAGAAGTTGAAACATACCTTCCTGAAGGAAAATGGTATGATTTCCGATCCGGTGACCTCTTGGAAGGAAGACAAACTCATATGGTTGAGGCACCTTTAAGCGAAATTCCATTCTTTGTAAAGGCGGGTACGGTTCTCCCCTTGCGCGAAGTCATGCAGTATACACAGGAGCGGGATCCCGAATTGCTGGAACTTAATGTTTATGCAGGCTCTTCAGATCAGACAGGACAACTTTATGAGGACGCTGAAGAAGGTTATAATTATAAAGAAGGTGATTATAGGCTTACGAGTTATAACATCGAGATCAGAGAAAATAGCTTAACAATCACTGCCAGCCGTGAAGGGAAGTTCAAACCAAAATATGATACAGTGCTGCTGAATATCATCGGTTTGTCATTTGAGCCAGATTCCCTTACTGTTGATGGAAAAGCCCAATCCCTTAAAAAGGATGACGGCAGATACACCGTTCAGGCAACGCCTGACTTCAATAAAATTATCCTTTCCAGATAA